A single Gadus macrocephalus chromosome 22, ASM3116895v1 DNA region contains:
- the LOC132450976 gene encoding relaxin-3 receptor 1-like produces MSKMDLKSREFYNDMLRVCWENPSCNSSLLLLGHHNGSGAVVYGLNFPGDGAPWLRTLISLVYFLVATAGMVGNLLVMFLLYSTRTISAGTINYFVFHLALAQLLFSLALPFWAVEIALDYSWPFDVVTCKAISLLTCLNVYASCFFLTAMSLTRYCSVATALRPTAAAAALWHRGFCCSRIAAAIIWAGALVTAAPRAVFADLFNVGPANDTVCLFRFPDGTAWLGINHLLRVVLGFLLPYGVIVLSYLLLLRFLCRHKMKGVNPGRKSHVSKSVAVVVLSFCACWFPYNLLTLWAALIQLDIVDISPSFYLVQTYFFPLANCLAFTSSCLNPVIYCLVRREYRTALRTMLHKCSLAVESKVYLHRINAGEGQGPSRQLGIPLNTVFSHTVASDTRRDAAVSYSAVSGQSGNNSR; encoded by the coding sequence ATGTCCAAAATGGACCTCAAAAGCAGGGAGTTCTACAACGACATGCTTCGCGTGTGTTGGGAAAACCCGTCCTGCAACagctccctgctgctgctgggccaccACAACGGCAGCGGCGCCGTCGTGTACGGCCTCAACTTCCCCGGCGACGGCGCCCCCTGGCTGCGGACCCTCATCTCCCTGGTGTACTTCCTGGTGGCCACGGCGGGCATGGTGGGCAACCTGCTGGTGATGTTCCTGCTGTACTCCACGCGCACCATCAGCGCGGGCACTATCAACTACTTTGTGTTCCACCTGGCTCTGGCCCAGCTGCTCTTCTCGCTGGCGCTGCCCTTCTGGGCGGTGGAGATAGCGCTGGACTACAGCTGGCCCTTCGACGTGGTCACCTGCAAGGCCATCTCGCTGCTCACCTGCCTCAACGTGTACGCCAGCTGCTTCTTCCTGACCGCCATGAGCCTGACGCGCTACTGCTCCGTGGCCACCGCCCTCCggcccaccgccgccgccgccgccctctgGCACCGCGGCTTCTGCTGCTCCCGGATCGCCGCGGCGATCATCTGGGCGGGGGCGCTGGTCACGGCCGCGCCGCGCGCCGTCTTCGCCGACCTCTTCAACGTGGGCCCGGCCAACGACACCGTGTGCCTGTTCCGCTTCCCCGACGGAACGGCGTGGCTGGGGATCAACCACCTCCTGAGAGTGGTGCTGGGCTTCCTGCTTCCCTACGGCGTCATCGTGCTGTcctacctgctgctgctgcgcttCCTGTGCCGCCACAAGATGAAGGGCGTGAACCCGGGGCGCAAGTCCCACGTGTCCAAgtcggtggcggtggtggtgctgtccTTCTGCGCCTGCTGGTTCCCCTACAACCTGCTGACGCTGTGGGCCGCGCTGATCCAGCTGGACATCGTGGACATCAGCCCGTCCTTCTACCTGGTGCAGACCTACTTCTTCCCGCTGGCCAACTGCCTGGCGTTCACCAGCAGCTGCCTCAACCCCGTGATCTACTGCCTGGTGCGGCGGGAATACCGCACGGCCCTGCGCACTATGCTGCACAAGTGCAGCCTGGCCGTGGAGTCCAAGGTGTACCTGCACCGCATCAACGCCGGCGAAGGCCAGGGGCCTTCCCGGCAGCTGGGCATACCCCTCAACACGGTGTTCAGCCACACGGTCGCCTCGGATACGAGGAGGGACGCGGCCGTCTCCTACTCGGCCGTCTCCGGCCAGTCAGGAAATAATAGCCGTtga
- the LOC132450947 gene encoding zinc finger protein 516-like, with translation MDPEQKDSSSPKDSESPNDIDACKRASPKDSPVDADSEPAAADVAVAADVAVAAEDEEPSAHVCGVCGRSFPLLSSLSQHMRRHTREKPYECPYCEHRTAQKGSLKAHVRSHKLGLLGRSPGPEGATTEGAPGGGEDASASAGEVADSSSEKEHGGVEGGATKKKKVPKRKAGRGDDADAAGEEESSGSSGGGGGANAPEEAAEEEGAGVGPYPCSVCSQVFPQAALLKAHAKKHKGAQDHGCRICGRRFRQAWFLQSHMRIHRATKAPLKGGGDRGTQPATVNGAHRDPAALANEECLYELCAGCGNFFYDRQSLQAHEKLHKPGHGRGQAQTPPQQQQQLDTPVDPEAVASKEDFLKSLNLRCVRSEEPAAEDKEPAGRIMELDPICSYQAWQIATKGRLAEVTERGLGWEERLADAEVAYNREKGEYVALKVDKKRKQGDVPAATLKKKKAGGSQEHPAINALSGSNGGHHGQTDHTLFNGLGHAFYVALQKKKLKEEAQVSAKQNNSIRNQGQKDKKPLFCEHCDFHAVDASSLRSHVCKPRPDQHSAPKGLEDHLRQSGSKDSKYMDYLRNRSALLSQPYWSPFASLPGQDWTELAVKKEKSEASEGAAGEGGTAIKPVPIDGANLINLSSLPVPDPPAAAAAPAAAADPAGETGGLVRHQCPYCAHTTNYPEVLWIHQRVAHRVDGASSVAPRWAPCLGGFKGSKAGAGGQWRRTGPPPFLEGKDCPALPAPRTQRTQAPEAAAPAPATASTATTGRATGRTATSAPGGTASSTTATSSGAPGSGRRSTGKTQPGNPTAVKQRTAPAPSKDSRSSDGSPSSGRKMALLPPKKKTSSSERSQKGEEPGRSKSTAAATAATAATAQAGSSSGSSAYPAHGGPAFRSTGSPKHRGHRVSVEGRLLPQEGLGFMLARNHVHSPSPHRSGGGHAPTRDAMNAAAAASAAAAKGRDLWSAMNMWGSQRDRAYAEPPLYAQGKSEAQPETPMDIDVLSLLKSYSPHDLAALYQHWGFVDPRIDPQAMLQLNGHFVNEVHSASEASRQVNSHTTSSSGSLQKGT, from the exons ATGGACCCCGAGCAGAAGGACAGCAGCTCACCAAAGGACAGCGAGTCCCCGAACGACATCGATGCTTGTAAACGAGCATCGCCCAAAGATTCGCCGGTCGACGCCGATAGCgagccggcggcggcggacgTTGCCGTGGCGGCGGACGTTGCTGTGGcggcggaggacgaggagccGTCCGCCCACGTGTGCGGCGTCTGCGGCCGCAGCTTCCCCCTCCTCAGCTCGCTCTCGCAACACATGAGGAGACACACCCGCGAGAAGCCCTACGAGTGCCCGTACTGCGAGCACCGGACGGCCCAGAAGGGCAGCCTGAAGGCCCACGTCAGGAGCCACAAGCTGGGCCTGCTCGGCCGCAGCCCGGGGCCCGAGGGCGCCACCACGgagggggcccccgggggcggcGAGGACGCCAGCGCCAGCGCCGGCGAGGTCGCCGACAGCTCCTCGGAGAAGGAGCACGGCGGCGTCGAGGGCGGGGccacgaagaagaagaaggttcCCAAGAGGAAGGCGGGGCGGGGCGACGACGCGGACGCAGCCGGGGAGGAGGAGTCGTcgggcagcagcggcggcggcggcggcgccaaCGCGCccgaggaggcggcggaggaggagggcgccGGGGTCGGGCCCTACCCGTGCAGCGTGTGCAGCCAGGTGTTCCCCCAGGCGGCGCTGCTCAAGGCCCACGCCAAGAAGCACAAGGGCGCCCAGGACCACGGCTGCCGGATCTGCGGCCGGCGGTTCCGCCAGGCCTGGTTCCTCCAGAGCCACATGCGCATCCACCGCGCGACCAAGGCCCCGCTGAAGGGCGGCGGCGACCGGGGCACGCAGCCGGCCACCGTCAACGGGGCGCACCGGGACCCCGCCGCGCTGGCCAACGAGGAGTGCCTCTACGAGCTCTGCGCCGGCTGCGGCAACTTCTTCTACGACCGCCAGAGCCTGCAGGCCCACGAGAAGCTCCACAAGCCGGGCCACGGCCGCGGCCaggcccagacccccccccagcagcagcagcagctggacaCACCCGTGGACCCGGAGGCGGTCGCGTCCAAGGAGGACTTCCTGAAGAGCCTGAACCTCCGCTGCGTCCGGTCCGAGGAGCCGGCGGCGGAGGACAAGGAGCCGGCGGGGAGGATTATGGAGCTGGACCCCATATGCAGCTACCAGGCCTGGCAGATAGCCACCAAGGGCCGGCTGGCGGAGGTGACGGAGAGAGGCCTGGGCTGGGAGGAGCGGCTGGCGGACGCGGAGGTGGCGTACAACCGGGAGAAGGGCGAGTACGTGGCGCTGAAGGTGGACAAGAAGAGGAAGCAGGGCGACGTGCCCGCCGCAaccttgaagaagaagaaggccgGAGGGAGCCAGGAGCACCCGGCCATCAACGCCTTGAGCGGGAGTAACGGGGGTCACCACGGACAGACGGACCACACCCTGTTCAACGGCCTGGGCCACGCCTTTTATGTGGCGctgcagaagaagaagctgaaggaAGAGGCCCAGGTTTCGGCCAAACAGAACAACAGCATCAGGAATCAAGGTCAGAAAG ATAAGAAGCCTTTGTTCTGCGAGCACTGTGACTTCCACGCGGTGGACGCCAGCAGCCTCAGGTCTCACGTGTGTAAGCCGCGCCCGGACCAGCACAGCGCCCCCAAGGGCCTGGAGGACCACCTCCGGCAGAGCGGCTCCAAAGACTCTAAATACATGGACTACCTCAGGAACCGCAGTGCCCTGCTCAGCCAGCCCTACTGGAGCCCCTTCGCCAGCCTGCCCGGCCAGGACTGGACCGAGCTGGCCGTCAAAAAGGAGAAGAGCGAGGCGTCcgagggggcggcgggggaggggggcaccgCCATCAAACCCGTCCCCATCGACGGCGCCAATCTAATCAACCTGTCCTCGCTTCCCGTCCCggacccccccgccgccgccgccgcccccgccgccgccgccgaccccGCGGGGGAGACCGGGGGTCTGGTACGCCACCAGTGCCCGTACTGCGCCCACACCACCAACTACCCGGAGGTGCTGTGGATCCACCAGCGCGTGGCCCACAGGGTGGACGGGGCCAGCTCCGTGGCCCCCCGCTGGGCCCCCTGCCTGGGCGGGTTCAAGGGCTCCAAGGCGGGCGCCGGCGGCCAGTGGAGACGCACCGGCCCCCCGCCTTTCCTGGAGGGCAAGGACTGCCCGGCGCTGCCCGCCCCCAGGACCCAGCGCACGCAGGCCCCGgaggccgccgcccccgcccccgccacggccagcaccgccaccaccgGGAGAGCTACCGGCAGAACTGCTACGAGTGCCCCCGGTGGCACCGCCAGTAGCACCACTGCCACTAGCTCCGGTGCCCCCGGCTCTGGCAGGCGGTCGACGGGCAAAACTCAGCCGGGCAACCCCACGGCGGTCAAACAGAGAACGGCCCCGGCCCCGTCGAAGGACTCCAGGTCCTCGGACGGATCGCCTTCCTCCGGCAGGAAGATGGCGCTCCTGCCCCCGAAGAAGAAGACGTCCAGCAGCGAGCGgagccagaagggggaggagccagggcggAGCAagtccaccgccgccgccaccgccgccaccgccgccaccgcacAAGCCGGCTCCTCGTCCGGCAGTAGCGCCTACCCCGCTCACGGCGGCCCGGCCTTCCGGTCCACCGGCAGCCCCAAACACAGGGGCCACCGGGTCTCCGTGGAGGGCCGGCTGCTCCCCCAGGAGGGCCTGGGCTTCATGCTGGCCAGGAACCACGTCCACAGCCCCTCGCCCCATCGCAGCGGCGGAGGACACGCCCCCACGCGCGACGCCATGAACGCCGCCGCGGCCGCCTCAGCGGCGGCCGCTAAAGGTCGCGACCTCTGGTCGGCCATGAACATGTGGGGGTCCCAGCGGGACCGAGCGTACGCAGAGCCCCCGCTGTACGCTCAGGGGAAGAGCGAGGCGCAGCCGGAGACGCCCATGGACATCGACGTGTTGAGCCTGCTGAAGAGCTACAGCCCCCACGACCTGGCGGCGCTGTACCAGCACTGGGGCTTCGTGGACCCCCGGATCGACCCccaag CAATGTTACAGCTAAATGGACATTTTGTGAATGAAGTCCACTCTGCCTCTGAAGCTTCCAGACAA GTGAACAGCCACACCACTTCCTCCTCGGGGTCCCTCCAGAAAGGAACGtga